The Streptomyces sp. Je 1-332 genome has a window encoding:
- a CDS encoding SIMPL domain-containing protein, with product MDDTTPTPAPYGTPGAPRLAVKGEAHLEVDPEIARIGITVSARGTDRRDALNDLTRRNASVIDLVKTYGESVETLETGAFSISPELTKHGRGERIRAYHGRVHITAELTDFTALGELTTRLADLELTRVDGPYWALRPDSPTHRDARQQAVREAVQRGREYADALGTTLAALVELADIGAENAQPYGYGGPTPTMRTVAYGGAADMSQEAAPLDLEPQRQHVYAQVNARFTMTPPQL from the coding sequence ATGGACGACACCACCCCCACCCCGGCCCCCTACGGCACCCCCGGCGCCCCCCGCCTGGCCGTCAAGGGCGAAGCCCACCTCGAAGTCGACCCCGAGATCGCCCGCATCGGCATCACCGTCAGCGCACGCGGCACCGACCGACGCGACGCCCTGAACGACCTCACACGCCGCAACGCAAGCGTCATCGACCTCGTGAAAACCTACGGCGAATCCGTCGAGACCCTGGAGACCGGCGCCTTCTCCATCAGCCCCGAACTGACCAAACACGGCCGCGGCGAACGCATCCGCGCCTACCACGGCCGCGTCCACATCACCGCCGAACTCACCGACTTCACCGCACTCGGCGAACTCACCACCCGCCTCGCCGACCTCGAACTGACCCGAGTCGACGGCCCCTACTGGGCCCTGCGCCCCGACTCACCCACCCACCGCGACGCCCGACAGCAGGCCGTCAGGGAAGCAGTGCAGCGGGGCAGGGAGTACGCGGACGCACTGGGCACCACCCTCGCCGCCCTCGTCGAACTCGCCGACATCGGCGCCGAGAACGCCCAGCCCTACGGCTACGGCGGCCCCACCCCCACCATGCGCACCGTCGCCTACGGCGGCGCCGCCGACATGAGCCAGGAAGCCGCACCCCTCGACCTCGAACCCCAGCGCCAGCACGTCTACGCACAAGTCAACGCGCGCTTCACGATGACACCACCACAGCTGTAG
- a CDS encoding 5'-nucleotidase C-terminal domain-containing protein yields the protein MPLNRRKFLGKSAAATGVALAGGVAAAPSVSAQAAGKPARRKKRYSFTVMGTTDLHGNVFNWDYFTDKEFDDKDHNDVGLAKISTLVDEIREERGRRNTLLIDAGDTIQGTQLSYYYAKIDPITAKRGPVHPMAQAMNSIGYDAAALGNHEFNYGIPVLRKFEEQCDFPLLGANALDAKTQRPAFPPYFMKRLRTPHGRDVKVAVLGLTNPGIAIWDKVNVQGKMTFPGLEEQAAKWVPRLRSMGADVVIVSAHSGSSGTSSYGDQLPHIENAAGLVAEQVPGIDAILVGHAHTEIAEYFVENKETGKKVVLSEPLKWGQRLTLFDFDLVWSKGRWTVEKVGAQVLNSNTAAEDRKITRLLADEHKKVVAYVNQVIGTSTQAMSTAEGPYKDVAIIDLISHVQAETVKEALKGGQYAALPVLSQASCFSRTAGIPAGEVTIKDAAGLYPFENTLEARLVTGAQLKEYLEFSARYYVQTAAGAPVDPAKLTNADSIPDYNYDALYGVTYEIDIAKPTGSRIAKLSFDGKEVDPKAEFVLAVNNYRASGGGNFPHVAAAKQLWANSDEIRNTIIQWVQAKGTVDPAQFASVDWKLTRDGTPVF from the coding sequence ATGCCGTTGAACCGCCGGAAGTTCCTGGGGAAGTCCGCCGCTGCCACGGGTGTGGCGCTCGCGGGTGGTGTGGCCGCCGCGCCCTCCGTGTCGGCGCAGGCAGCCGGGAAGCCCGCCCGGCGGAAGAAGCGGTATTCGTTCACCGTCATGGGCACGACGGATCTGCACGGCAATGTCTTCAACTGGGACTACTTCACGGACAAGGAGTTCGACGACAAGGACCACAACGACGTGGGCCTGGCGAAGATCTCCACTCTCGTGGACGAGATCCGTGAGGAGAGAGGCCGCCGCAACACGCTCCTGATCGATGCGGGCGACACCATTCAGGGCACCCAACTCTCTTACTACTACGCCAAGATCGACCCGATCACGGCGAAGCGGGGCCCGGTCCACCCGATGGCGCAGGCGATGAACAGCATCGGCTATGACGCGGCGGCGCTCGGGAACCACGAGTTCAATTACGGCATTCCCGTGCTGCGGAAGTTCGAGGAGCAGTGCGACTTTCCGCTGCTCGGCGCCAACGCCCTTGACGCGAAGACGCAGCGGCCCGCTTTCCCGCCGTACTTCATGAAGCGCCTTCGTACTCCGCACGGGCGTGACGTGAAGGTGGCGGTCCTCGGCCTGACGAACCCTGGCATCGCGATCTGGGACAAGGTGAACGTCCAGGGCAAGATGACGTTCCCGGGGCTTGAGGAGCAGGCGGCGAAGTGGGTGCCGAGGCTGCGTTCCATGGGCGCGGACGTCGTGATCGTCTCGGCGCACTCCGGTTCCAGCGGCACGTCCTCGTACGGTGATCAGCTCCCGCACATCGAGAACGCGGCGGGTCTGGTGGCGGAGCAGGTGCCCGGTATCGACGCGATTCTGGTCGGGCACGCGCACACGGAGATCGCCGAGTATTTCGTGGAGAACAAGGAAACGGGCAAGAAGGTCGTCCTGTCAGAGCCGTTGAAGTGGGGCCAGCGCCTGACGCTGTTCGACTTCGACCTGGTGTGGTCCAAGGGCCGCTGGACGGTGGAGAAGGTCGGCGCGCAGGTCCTCAACTCCAATACGGCGGCGGAGGACAGGAAGATCACGCGGCTGCTGGCGGACGAGCACAAGAAGGTCGTCGCTTACGTCAACCAGGTCATCGGTACGTCGACGCAGGCGATGAGCACGGCCGAAGGCCCGTACAAGGATGTCGCGATCATCGATCTGATCAGCCATGTCCAGGCGGAGACGGTCAAGGAGGCGCTCAAGGGCGGCCAGTACGCGGCGCTGCCCGTGCTGTCGCAGGCTTCGTGTTTCTCGCGGACGGCGGGCATCCCGGCGGGCGAGGTGACGATCAAGGACGCGGCGGGGCTCTACCCGTTCGAGAACACCCTTGAGGCGCGGCTCGTCACGGGTGCGCAGCTCAAGGAGTATCTGGAGTTCTCGGCGCGCTACTACGTACAGACCGCGGCCGGCGCCCCCGTGGACCCGGCGAAGCTGACGAACGCGGACAGCATTCCGGACTACAACTACGACGCGCTGTACGGCGTGACGTACGAGATCGACATCGCCAAGCCCACGGGTTCCCGAATCGCGAAGCTCAGCTTCGACGGCAAGGAGGTCGATCCGAAGGCGGAGTTCGTGCTGGCGGTGAACAACTACCGCGCGAGCGGCGGCGGCAACTTCCCGCATGTGGCCGCCGCCAAGCAGCTGTGGGCGAACTCGGACGAGATCCGCAACACGATCATTCAGTGGGTGCAGGCAAAGGGGACGGTGGACCCGGCCCAGTTCGCGTCGGTGGACTGGAAGCTGACCCGGGACGGTACGCCGGTGTTCTGA
- a CDS encoding GDSL-type esterase/lipase family protein produces the protein MTTDPKASWTAAFRSAVVSPHEDIDLFELRGFAGQTVRQILRLDGGGEAVRVRLTNRYGKEPLHIGGARLARRTEGSGIASGSDVPVRFGGAEDFTVPDGEEIVSDPIEGAVAAGDELALSLWLPEDTGLSTYSAVPLRTGYAVPGNALTAPTLDGIEGIEELATRHFITGIDVLAPRATPVAVAFGDSWFEGTGTTPDTDHRFPDLLNERLRAVGHTGWVVNQGISANRLLTDEIGQHGLARLDRDALDVPGVTHVLVHFGLNDLGIPGQEAYPQAAPIPPAEDLIAGFTALADRIHAAGLTAVATTVGPFKDTIFEGYSTPEGVAVARQVNDWIRGADSPYDAYADLAAAVADPADPDRIHDDYDSGDGLHVNDAGARALADAVDLAALKA, from the coding sequence ATGACCACAGACCCCAAGGCCTCCTGGACCGCCGCCTTCCGCTCCGCCGTCGTCAGCCCCCACGAAGACATCGACCTCTTCGAACTCCGGGGCTTCGCCGGCCAGACCGTACGCCAGATACTCCGCCTCGACGGCGGCGGCGAAGCCGTGCGCGTCCGGCTCACCAACCGCTACGGCAAAGAGCCCCTCCACATCGGCGGCGCCCGCCTCGCCCGACGCACCGAAGGCAGCGGCATCGCATCCGGCAGCGATGTCCCGGTGCGCTTCGGCGGCGCCGAGGACTTCACCGTCCCAGACGGGGAGGAGATCGTGAGCGACCCCATCGAGGGCGCCGTCGCCGCCGGAGACGAACTGGCCCTCAGCCTCTGGCTGCCCGAGGACACCGGCCTGTCCACCTACTCGGCCGTGCCCCTGCGCACCGGCTACGCGGTGCCCGGCAACGCCCTCACCGCGCCGACCCTGGACGGCATCGAAGGCATAGAGGAGCTGGCGACACGCCACTTCATCACCGGCATCGACGTGCTCGCCCCGCGCGCGACCCCCGTCGCCGTCGCCTTCGGTGACTCCTGGTTCGAGGGCACCGGCACCACCCCCGACACCGACCACCGCTTCCCCGACCTCCTGAACGAGCGCCTGCGCGCCGTCGGACACACCGGATGGGTGGTGAACCAGGGCATCTCCGCGAACCGGCTGCTCACCGACGAGATCGGCCAGCATGGCCTGGCCCGCCTCGACCGCGACGCCCTGGACGTGCCCGGCGTCACCCACGTCCTGGTCCACTTCGGCCTCAACGACCTCGGCATCCCCGGCCAGGAGGCATACCCGCAGGCCGCGCCCATCCCCCCCGCCGAGGACCTCATCGCGGGCTTCACCGCCCTCGCCGACCGCATCCACGCGGCAGGACTGACCGCCGTCGCCACCACCGTCGGCCCGTTCAAGGACACCATCTTCGAGGGCTACTCCACCCCCGAGGGCGTCGCCGTCGCCCGCCAGGTCAACGACTGGATACGAGGCGCCGACAGCCCCTACGACGCCTACGCCGACCTCGCCGCCGCCGTCGCGGACCCCGCCGACCCCGACCGGATCCACGACGACTACGACAGCGGCGACGGCCTGCACGTCAACGACGCCGGCGCGCGGGCCCTCGCCGACGCCGTCGACCTGGCGGCCCTGAAGGCCTAG
- a CDS encoding SidA/IucD/PvdA family monooxygenase, protein MTGQNDKPAPPLTTPEDPRDLVGIGIGPSNLSLAALAQPLTGLDAAFYEQRPGFHWHPGLLIDGASLQVPFLADLVTLADPASPWSFLNYLKTRERLFPFYFAERFHIQRAEYDAYCRWVSENLPALHFGHQVDAVRWNPERDLFEVDFTQLDAEGEAEALGRTYTKNIAVGVGTAPHIPEPLKPLADAPAVPVIHSADYLLHRDRLLAADHVTVIGSGQSGAEVFLDLLKHRPVGAEKIHWLARTEAFAPMEYSKLGLEHFTPDYTRYFHSLPESVRDGLVPHQWQLHKGIDADTIAAIHDELYQRTLHGGWPDAVLTPGVCVRTAGRVATTRVELHLEHLQQGTRSRLTTDAVVLATGYRERPLDQLLAGLDPYMRRDSSERPRIDEEYRLVLDPAITATGNHIYVQNAERHTHGVGAPDLGLAAWRSATILNSLTETPPYPLPQRTAFTSFGLQETPSSRATGLIGEQRGSNLVRLKN, encoded by the coding sequence ATGACCGGCCAGAACGACAAGCCCGCCCCGCCGCTCACCACCCCCGAGGACCCCCGGGACCTGGTCGGCATCGGCATCGGCCCCTCCAACCTCTCCCTCGCCGCCCTCGCCCAGCCCCTCACCGGACTCGACGCCGCCTTCTACGAACAGCGGCCGGGCTTCCACTGGCACCCCGGGCTCCTCATCGACGGCGCGAGCCTCCAAGTACCCTTCCTCGCCGACCTGGTGACCCTCGCCGACCCGGCGAGCCCCTGGTCCTTCCTCAACTACCTCAAGACCCGAGAGCGGCTCTTCCCCTTCTACTTCGCCGAGCGATTCCACATCCAGCGCGCCGAATACGACGCGTACTGCCGCTGGGTCAGCGAGAACCTGCCCGCCCTGCACTTCGGACACCAGGTCGACGCCGTCCGCTGGAACCCCGAACGGGACCTCTTCGAAGTCGACTTCACCCAGCTCGACGCCGAAGGGGAGGCGGAGGCACTCGGCCGGACCTACACGAAGAACATCGCCGTGGGCGTCGGCACCGCACCCCACATTCCCGAGCCCCTGAAGCCCCTCGCGGACGCACCCGCCGTCCCCGTGATCCACTCCGCGGACTACCTCCTGCACCGCGACCGGCTCCTGGCCGCCGACCACGTCACCGTCATCGGCTCGGGCCAGTCCGGCGCCGAGGTCTTCCTCGACCTGCTCAAGCACCGCCCGGTGGGCGCCGAGAAGATCCACTGGCTCGCCCGCACCGAGGCCTTCGCACCCATGGAGTACTCCAAGCTCGGCCTGGAACACTTCACCCCCGACTACACCCGCTACTTCCACTCCCTGCCCGAATCCGTGCGCGACGGCCTCGTCCCCCACCAGTGGCAGCTCCACAAGGGCATCGACGCCGACACCATCGCCGCCATCCACGACGAGCTCTACCAGCGCACCCTCCACGGCGGCTGGCCCGACGCCGTCCTCACCCCGGGCGTCTGCGTACGCACCGCGGGCCGCGTCGCCACCACCCGCGTGGAACTCCACCTCGAACACCTCCAGCAGGGCACCCGCTCCCGCCTCACCACGGACGCCGTCGTCCTCGCCACCGGCTACCGCGAGCGCCCCCTCGACCAGCTCCTCGCCGGCCTCGACCCCTACATGCGCCGGGACTCCTCGGAACGCCCCCGCATCGACGAGGAGTACCGCCTCGTCCTCGACCCCGCCATCACCGCCACCGGCAACCACATCTACGTACAGAACGCCGAACGCCACACCCACGGCGTCGGTGCCCCCGACCTCGGCCTCGCCGCCTGGCGCAGCGCCACCATCCTCAACTCCCTCACGGAAACACCCCCCTACCCGCTCCCGCAACGCACCGCGTTCACCAGCTTCGGCCTCCAGGAAACCCCGTCCAGCCGCGCCACGGGCCTGATCGGCGAGCAGCGCGGCAGCAACCTCGTACGCCTCAAGAACTGA
- a CDS encoding aminotransferase class V-fold PLP-dependent enzyme: MSTPPPLAGGAQGPDALRPLLTATLDALRTGTTARGGPLPAGGPTAVAARVREATGDVLPARGEGAEASLRTLVHALAEGAADPADALCAAHLHCPPLALAAAADLAASALNPSMDSWDQAPAASEIETLVTRALATEAYGPGSADALVTTGGTESNQLALLLARERTAAHGPVQLITGANAHHSLGRAAWLLGMPEPVTIPAPAGVLDPAALDEALAELNGPPGTFLVAATAGTTDAGLIDPLDQIAGLCAAHGARLHIDAAYGGPLLFSDVRRDLLHGMERADSVTFDLHKLGWQPVAAGLLLVRDGHDLTALGHHADYLNAGDDTEAGLPDLLGRSLRTTRRPDALKIAVTLKALGREGIGALVDQVCDQAHEFAALVAAHPGFELYDRPVISTVLFRPVDADDDHIAYVRRELLAQGRAVLGRATIDGRRWLKATLLNPHTRPGDLAELLKLVEGTTPR; encoded by the coding sequence ATGAGCACTCCGCCGCCCCTCGCCGGAGGAGCCCAAGGACCCGACGCGCTACGCCCGCTGCTCACCGCCACCCTCGACGCCCTGCGCACCGGAACAACCGCCCGCGGCGGACCGCTCCCCGCGGGCGGCCCCACCGCGGTCGCGGCCCGGGTCCGCGAGGCCACCGGCGACGTACTGCCCGCCAGAGGCGAAGGCGCCGAAGCGTCCCTGCGCACCCTGGTCCACGCACTGGCGGAAGGCGCCGCCGACCCCGCAGACGCCCTCTGCGCAGCCCACCTGCACTGCCCACCCCTCGCCCTGGCCGCCGCCGCCGACCTGGCGGCCTCCGCACTCAACCCCTCCATGGACTCCTGGGACCAGGCCCCCGCAGCCTCGGAGATCGAAACCCTGGTCACCCGCGCCCTCGCGACCGAGGCGTACGGACCCGGAAGCGCAGACGCCCTCGTCACCACCGGCGGCACGGAGTCCAACCAGCTCGCCCTGCTCCTCGCCCGCGAGCGCACCGCCGCGCACGGCCCCGTCCAGCTCATCACCGGCGCGAACGCCCACCACTCGCTCGGCCGCGCGGCCTGGCTCCTCGGCATGCCGGAACCGGTCACCATCCCCGCGCCCGCAGGCGTCCTGGACCCGGCAGCGCTAGACGAAGCCCTGGCCGAACTCAACGGCCCACCCGGCACCTTCCTCGTCGCCGCCACCGCCGGCACCACCGACGCCGGACTCATCGACCCCCTCGACCAGATCGCCGGCCTCTGCGCGGCCCACGGCGCCCGCCTGCACATCGACGCCGCGTACGGCGGCCCGCTGCTCTTCAGCGACGTAAGAAGAGACCTCCTGCACGGCATGGAACGCGCCGACAGCGTCACCTTCGACCTGCACAAACTCGGCTGGCAACCCGTCGCCGCCGGTCTGCTCCTGGTCCGTGACGGCCACGACCTCACCGCGCTCGGCCACCACGCCGACTACCTCAACGCGGGCGATGACACCGAAGCAGGCCTCCCCGACCTCCTCGGCCGCTCCCTGCGCACCACACGCCGGCCCGACGCACTCAAGATCGCCGTCACCCTCAAGGCGCTCGGCCGCGAAGGGATCGGCGCACTCGTCGACCAAGTCTGCGACCAGGCACACGAGTTCGCCGCCCTCGTCGCCGCGCACCCCGGCTTCGAGCTGTACGACCGGCCCGTCATCAGCACCGTCCTCTTCCGGCCCGTCGACGCCGACGACGACCACATCGCCTACGTCAGGCGGGAACTGCTCGCCCAAGGCCGTGCCGTGCTCGGCCGGGCCACGATCGACGGACGCCGCTGGCTCAAGGCCACCCTGCTCAACCCGCACACCCGGCCCGGCGACCTCGCCGAGCTCCTGAAGCTCGTGGAAGGAACCACCCCCCGATGA
- the pepN gene encoding aminopeptidase N codes for MPVLTRDEAQTRARLIDVQRYTVELDLTRGAETFDSRTVIRFTALGQPADARAATVDTFVELKPAELRSVTLDGKALDPRGLVENRLALTGLTAGEHELRVDAAMRYSHTGEGMHRFTDPTDGETYTYTQLFMEDVQRVFAAFDQPDLKSVFELTVTAPEGWTVLANGVTEHVGDGTWRAAATPPISTYLVAVAAGPWHSLRTEHRGLPFGIHCRRSLAPFLDADADEILDVTRACYDRYHEKFDEPYPFDSYDQAFVPEFNAGAMENPGLVTFRDEFIYRSAVTETERQTRAMVIAHEMAHMWFGDLVTLRWWDDIWLNESFAEYMGFQTTAEATRFVDTWTDFGVARKSWGYDADQRPSTHPVAPDPDAVPDTASAMLNFDGISYAKGASALRQLVAWLGEKDFLAGINTHIARHKFANATLADFIESLAHATDRDVHGWADAWLRTTGVDTLTSNVTHDTREWTLDIDREGSRPHRVAVGVYDRDLTDSQGLVLRERHERDVPHSGAPAPRDGGRPALIVPNDQDLTYAKIRLDEVSMETALRSLSRVPDALTRAVLWNSLRDMVRDGELDGMTYLETARAHLPAETDLALVQGVLAFATTHIAGRYLPAPLRNVALTTLTELCRDLIRRTEDGSHAGLRLTAVRGFIDVATRPDPLQEWLTEGTVPGGPELDPELRWRVLTRLAVLGAADESAIAAELERDPSATGQEGAARCRAALPDPEAKARAWEAMFASDDLSNYLFTATAQGFWQPEQADLVREYIPRYYEDAVAVAARRGPAIADAVGRWAFPASSVDAETLHLGKQCLNNAALTPALRRKLTDQLDDLARALRVRETRTA; via the coding sequence ATGCCCGTACTGACGCGCGACGAAGCGCAGACCCGAGCCCGGCTCATCGACGTCCAGCGGTACACGGTCGAGCTCGACCTCACCCGCGGAGCCGAGACCTTCGACTCCCGCACCGTCATCCGGTTCACGGCGCTCGGGCAGCCCGCGGACGCTCGCGCGGCCACGGTGGACACCTTCGTCGAGCTCAAGCCGGCCGAGCTGCGCTCCGTCACCCTCGACGGGAAGGCGCTCGACCCGCGGGGCCTCGTCGAGAACCGGCTCGCGCTCACCGGGCTCACCGCGGGCGAGCACGAACTGCGCGTCGACGCGGCCATGCGCTACTCGCACACCGGCGAGGGCATGCACCGCTTCACCGACCCCACGGACGGCGAGACGTACACGTACACGCAGCTGTTCATGGAGGACGTGCAGCGCGTCTTCGCCGCCTTCGACCAGCCCGACCTGAAGTCCGTCTTCGAGCTGACCGTCACCGCCCCCGAAGGCTGGACGGTCCTCGCGAACGGCGTCACCGAGCACGTCGGCGACGGCACATGGCGGGCCGCGGCCACCCCGCCGATCTCCACCTACCTCGTCGCTGTCGCCGCGGGCCCCTGGCACTCCCTGCGCACCGAACACCGCGGCCTGCCCTTCGGCATCCACTGCCGCCGCTCCCTGGCCCCCTTCCTCGACGCCGACGCCGACGAGATCCTCGACGTCACGCGCGCGTGCTACGACCGCTACCACGAAAAATTCGACGAGCCCTACCCCTTCGACTCCTACGACCAGGCGTTCGTCCCCGAGTTCAACGCGGGCGCCATGGAGAACCCCGGACTCGTCACCTTCCGCGACGAGTTCATCTACCGCTCCGCCGTCACCGAGACCGAGCGGCAGACCCGCGCCATGGTCATCGCCCACGAGATGGCCCACATGTGGTTCGGCGACCTCGTCACCCTGCGCTGGTGGGACGACATCTGGCTGAACGAGTCCTTCGCCGAGTACATGGGCTTCCAGACCACCGCCGAAGCCACCCGCTTCGTGGACACCTGGACGGACTTCGGCGTCGCCCGCAAGTCCTGGGGGTACGACGCCGACCAGCGCCCCTCCACCCACCCCGTCGCCCCCGACCCGGACGCCGTGCCCGACACCGCGTCCGCGATGCTCAACTTCGACGGCATCTCGTACGCCAAGGGCGCATCCGCCCTGCGCCAACTCGTCGCCTGGCTCGGCGAGAAGGACTTCCTCGCCGGCATCAACACCCACATCGCCCGGCACAAATTCGCCAACGCGACCCTCGCCGACTTCATCGAATCCCTCGCCCACGCCACCGACCGCGACGTACACGGCTGGGCCGACGCCTGGCTGCGCACCACCGGAGTCGACACGCTCACCTCGAACGTCACGCACGACACCCGGGAGTGGACGCTCGACATCGACCGCGAAGGCAGCCGCCCCCACCGCGTCGCCGTCGGGGTGTACGACCGCGACCTCACCGACAGCCAGGGCCTGGTCCTGCGCGAGCGCCACGAGCGGGACGTCCCCCACTCCGGTGCCCCGGCGCCGCGCGACGGCGGCCGCCCCGCCCTGATCGTCCCCAACGACCAGGACCTCACATACGCCAAGATCCGCCTCGACGAGGTCTCCATGGAGACGGCCCTGCGCAGCCTCTCCCGCGTGCCCGACGCGCTCACCCGCGCCGTCCTGTGGAACAGCCTGCGCGACATGGTCCGCGACGGCGAACTCGACGGCATGACCTACCTGGAGACCGCCCGCGCGCATCTGCCCGCCGAGACCGACCTCGCCCTCGTCCAGGGCGTCCTCGCCTTCGCCACCACCCACATCGCGGGCCGCTACCTGCCGGCGCCGCTGCGGAACGTCGCCCTCACCACCCTCACCGAGCTGTGCCGCGACCTCATCAGGCGCACGGAGGACGGCTCCCACGCGGGCCTGCGGCTCACCGCCGTACGCGGCTTCATCGACGTGGCGACGCGCCCCGACCCGCTCCAGGAGTGGCTCACCGAGGGCACCGTTCCCGGCGGCCCCGAGCTCGACCCCGAGCTGCGCTGGCGCGTCCTGACCCGCCTCGCGGTCCTCGGCGCGGCCGACGAGTCCGCGATCGCCGCCGAACTGGAGCGCGACCCCAGCGCCACCGGACAGGAGGGCGCCGCCCGCTGCCGTGCCGCGCTGCCCGACCCGGAGGCCAAAGCGCGCGCGTGGGAGGCGATGTTCGCCTCCGACGACCTCTCCAACTACCTCTTCACCGCCACCGCTCAGGGCTTCTGGCAGCCCGAACAGGCCGACCTCGTACGGGAGTACATCCCCCGCTACTACGAGGACGCGGTAGCCGTAGCGGCCCGCCGAGGCCCCGCCATCGCCGACGCCGTCGGCCGCTGGGCCTTCCCCGCCTCCTCGGTGGACGCCGAAACACTCCACCTGGGCAAGCAATGCCTGAACAACGCCGCCCTAACCCCCGCCCTACGCCGCAAGCTCACCGACCAACTGGACGACTTGGCAAGGGCATTGCGAGTCCGGGAGACGAGGACCGCCTAG
- a CDS encoding chorismate mutase: MTTSHTSDANGAGARDTTDAAVRAELSRLRDSIDNIDAAVVHMLAERFKCTQQVGHLKANHHLPPADPDRESRQIARLRELAENAKLDPAFAEKLLNFIIAEVIRHHETIAKSS, from the coding sequence ATGACCACCAGCCACACAAGTGACGCGAACGGCGCCGGGGCCAGGGACACCACGGACGCAGCCGTGCGCGCCGAGCTGTCCCGCCTGCGCGACAGCATCGACAACATCGACGCCGCCGTCGTCCACATGCTCGCCGAACGCTTCAAGTGCACCCAGCAGGTCGGCCATCTCAAGGCCAACCACCACCTGCCGCCCGCCGACCCGGACCGCGAGTCCCGCCAGATCGCCCGGCTGCGCGAGCTCGCCGAGAACGCGAAACTGGATCCGGCGTTCGCCGAGAAGCTCCTGAACTTCATCATCGCGGAGGTCATCCGCCACCACGAGACGATCGCCAAGTCGTCGTAA
- a CDS encoding AraC family transcriptional regulator has product MYHTWMRFFTPAPAHHRLGLACLGVGLQHGLLPTVGPRTLDHHVAVVVTAGGGWFQGPDGRRTTVTAPALIWLTPGVRHHYGPDPETGWDECFVDFTGPATATYTELGYIEPTRPVVPLSDATGARAAVGRIARAARRGNPLLEVETGAAVHELLVALRRARADIAPDGDPVLQALARDAFQPHSVAEHAARHGMTPAELRTAVRRGAGCSPKDYLLGIRLGRAKELLAATELPVAAVARRVGYDDPAYFSRLFTRRVGMAPVRFREQQGRAVPGGWSQQVPDPDHPPMLRSSAVGGEGAAT; this is encoded by the coding sequence ATGTACCACACATGGATGCGGTTCTTCACGCCCGCCCCGGCCCACCACCGCCTCGGCCTCGCCTGCCTCGGCGTCGGCCTGCAGCACGGCCTCCTGCCGACCGTGGGCCCACGCACCCTCGACCACCACGTCGCCGTCGTCGTGACCGCGGGCGGCGGCTGGTTCCAGGGACCCGACGGCAGGCGTACGACGGTGACGGCGCCCGCGCTGATCTGGCTCACCCCCGGCGTGCGCCACCACTACGGGCCCGACCCGGAGACCGGCTGGGACGAGTGCTTCGTCGACTTCACCGGGCCCGCCACGGCGACGTACACCGAACTCGGCTACATAGAACCCACCCGGCCCGTCGTGCCGCTCTCCGACGCCACCGGCGCGCGGGCCGCCGTCGGGCGCATCGCGCGCGCCGCACGGCGCGGCAACCCGCTCCTGGAGGTCGAGACGGGCGCCGCCGTCCACGAACTCCTCGTCGCGCTGCGCAGGGCCCGCGCCGACATCGCCCCCGACGGCGACCCCGTCCTCCAGGCGCTGGCCCGCGACGCCTTCCAGCCGCACTCCGTCGCCGAGCACGCCGCACGCCACGGCATGACCCCCGCCGAGCTGCGCACAGCGGTGCGCAGAGGCGCCGGCTGCAGCCCCAAGGACTACCTCCTCGGCATCCGCCTGGGGCGCGCCAAGGAGCTGCTCGCCGCCACCGAGCTGCCGGTGGCGGCCGTCGCCCGCCGCGTCGGCTACGACGACCCCGCCTACTTCTCGCGCCTGTTCACACGCCGCGTGGGCATGGCACCCGTCCGCTTCCGTGAGCAGCAGGGACGCGCGGTCCCCGGCGGCTGGTCGCAGCAGGTTCCCGACCCGGACCACCCGCCGATGCTGCGCTCTTCCGCCGTCGGCGGCGAAGGCGCGGCAACGTAG